GATTCTTTTTTCCCATCTTCAGCAGTGATAGAGATTTCGTTTTTAGAAACAAAACTGGCATGACCCAAGTAACGCGTGATTTTGTTTTTTTTCATCAGGTAGTCTACACCAGATGTCACTTCACTCACTACTTTGTCTTTACGTGCCATCATCTTAGCGATGTCGATTTTGACATCTTTTACGGAGATTCCATGGTCGCTTAATTTGTGTTTTGTTTTGTGAAACTCTTCCGAGGAATCAAGAAGGGCTTTGGAAGGGATACAACCTACGTTCAGACAAGTCCCACCGAGAGTTTTTCTTTTTTCAATGATGGCTACTTTTTTTCCGAGTTGGGCTGCGCGAACTGCTGCCACATACCCACCAGGACCTGCACCAATGACAATGATATCGTATTGTTCCATACTGTGCTTATACCTCAAAGAGGAGTCTTGTTGGATCCTCTACCATTTCTTTGATCTTCACAAGGAACTGAACCGCTTCTTTTCCATCCACAATTCGGTGGTCATAAGAAAGTGCAAGATACATCATCGGACGGATGACAATTTGGTCGTTTACAACTACCGCACGTTTGACGATGTTATGCATTCCAAGGATACCCGATTGTGGAGGGTTGAGGATAGGTGTCGACATCATCGATCCATATACACCCCCATTGGAGATGGAGAAAGTTCCACCTTCCATATCTTCGAGAGAAATTTTTCCGTCTTTGACTTTGCCGGCAAGCCTTGCGATTTCTTGTTCGATTTGTGCAAAACTCAGAAGGTCAGCGTTACGAACGATTGGAACCACAAGTCCTTTTGGTCCACCCACAGCCACTCCGATATCATAGAAGTTTTTGTAGACGATGTCTGTTCCACGGATCTCTGCATTGATGGCAGGATACGCTTTTAATGCCGCAACCACAGCTTTGGTAAAAAGTGACATGAACCCAAGACCCACACCGTGTGTATCTTTGAACTTGTCTTTGTATTTATTACGAAGTTCCATAATCGGAGACATATCCACTTCGTTAAACGTAGTGAGGATGGCTGCCGTATGTTGTGCACTCACAAGTCGATTAGCAATTGTTTGACGAAGTTTTGTCATCGGCACAACAGTTTCTCTTGGACCAACATTTGCCGAAGCCACAACTGCTCTTGGAATCTCTGGACTTGTCGTCGCAGTTTTCGGGGCACCCGCAGAACTCGCTCCCCCTTTTTCCATAAAGAGGATCACATCTTCTTTTGTGATTTGTCCGTTGCGAC
The sequence above is a segment of the Leptospira sp. WS39.C2 genome. Coding sequences within it:
- the odhB gene encoding 2-oxoglutarate dehydrogenase complex dihydrolipoyllysine-residue succinyltransferase — protein: MAIEIKVPEMGESVTEATISAWTKKEGDAVKVDEVLAILETDKVSLEIPAPTSGVLKSITKKVGDVVHVRDIMGMIEEGAVASAPASSSAPAPKAEAPAAQPNTGKVNEELPPAARKLIEENKLDASKITGTGRNGQITKEDVILFMEKGGASSAGAPKTATTSPEIPRAVVASANVGPRETVVPMTKLRQTIANRLVSAQHTAAILTTFNEVDMSPIMELRNKYKDKFKDTHGVGLGFMSLFTKAVVAALKAYPAINAEIRGTDIVYKNFYDIGVAVGGPKGLVVPIVRNADLLSFAQIEQEIARLAGKVKDGKISLEDMEGGTFSISNGGVYGSMMSTPILNPPQSGILGMHNIVKRAVVVNDQIVIRPMMYLALSYDHRIVDGKEAVQFLVKIKEMVEDPTRLLFEV